From Mytilus edulis unplaced genomic scaffold, xbMytEdul2.2 SCAFFOLD_1114, whole genome shotgun sequence, a single genomic window includes:
- the LOC139504705 gene encoding uncharacterized protein: MQTINIDVNGGGAVAAGRGGGYGDDSVSRFGGGCGDGGGGADTSCGYGVGCGGVYGGDSVSGYDGGGGAGSCCGYGDDSVNGYDDGGGGADSGGGDGAGGGESGYGGGGNDGVCCSGGRARGNGDDGGGGG, translated from the exons ATGCAAACCA TCAATATTGATGTAAATGGTGGTGGTGCTGTTGCTGCTGGTAGGGGTGGTGGTTACGGCGATGATAGTGTTAGTCGTTTCGGCGGTGGTTGTGGTGACGGCGGTGGTGGTGCTGATACCAGTTGTGGTTACGGCGTTGGTTGTGGTGGTGTTTACGGTGGTGATAGTGTTAGTGGTTACGACGGTGGTGGTGGTGCTGGTAGTTGTTGTGGTTACGGCGATGATAGTGTTAATGGTTACGACGATGGTGGTGGTGGTGCTGATAGTGGTGGTGGTGATGGTGCTGGTGGTGGTGAAAGTGGTTACGGCGGCGGTGGTAATGATGGTGTTTGCTGTAGTGGTGGTCGTGCTAGAGGTAATGGTGAtgatggtggtggtggtggttAA